The DNA window TGCTTATTCAAGTGATGATCTCGTAAAGTTTCGATTTACTCTTGGATCGTTCGACCCCGAGGACCAAGATTTCTTTGACATAGAAGCCTGTCTGTAAGTTGTTAGAAACGGCTTGCTCATGGAATTTATTATACTGATAAACGGCCTCAACAACTAAGGGATGGCAATTCATTTCATGAAGACGGAATGAGACTACTTCATGACTTCCACCGTGGCAGAGGAATTCCACGCTGGCGGGTTGAAGATGAGTGCGAGTGGCAGGACGACTGCGACGACCCAGAGACGGTTTCCCCGCACATAATGCTCGTGATTTGCAATTGGATGGCTGCCAGCGACGGGGATTTACTTTTGTTGAGCTGGGATCTATCACGCAGGCAATTCGAAACTGTTTAAATCAgaaggagtttgagaagacTTCGCTTTTCCCGGTATAGTATTACAAGCCTGACTGAGCTCCTGCATATAGGCTAACCCTATATTCTTAAGCTTGATAGGTGCTACTCGTCTCATTTTTTGGGCCGCGACATGGGCGTCTCATGAAGGCCAAATTCAACAAGTCCGGTATCTTGAAGGCCCGAGCCTCGCGCATCTACAACTTCATCTACAACTTTGTACGCAAGGACGAGACACGCTTCAAACTTTTCATGTGTTATTACGCCTGCGACCCTAGAGATGGTCCAGAGTATAAGTTTCacggcgacgaggaagataCACTCACCCAGGCCTCACGATCATTGTAGCAGAGTAGAGTGTCACTATAAATATCTCATGAGCTGTTGCTGACTAGACTTGGCACCCATCAGTCAACACAGATCATGGTGAAACAAGTACTGTGGTTCAAAATAAGCTAATCAGAATACCCAAGGCCGACCAGGCACACGCCCAGCCGTCACCTAAGACTACGGAAGTAGTATTTGTATCCCATTAGGGGGCACTCCACGGGGCTTACATAACCACCAATCACAACGCAGAGGTCACGGGCAAGTCAAGCCGCGCCACCTTTTCCTGACTTATCGTTTCGTCTTTCGGCTCAAGCTTTAGTCTTCCCTTCAATTCTTCATCCATTCACGTCCATCATTCTGCCCACTATGTCCCAGGCTGAGGTGACAGGCACCGAATCCATCGACGAGCAGGAACATGCTCGAGATGCGGACGACAAGAAGCCCAAGTCCCGCAGACCCGCCAGTAAGCACTCCGAGacccttccctccccctTCGACTCGGCTGATGGCTTTGTTAGATACTGCATTTCGGCAGCAGCGGTTGAAAGCATGGCAGTGAGTCTTACCGCCCGATCACCCTGTTCCACCGCTTTTGAACTGTGTGCTGACCACTCCGACAGGCCGATCCTGACCCCCAAAAGCGTGCTTCCTCTGTTTTTCATCGTTGGTGTCTTGTTCGCCCCGATCGGCGGGGTTCTCATATGGGCGAGCTCACAAGTAAGCTTGGCCCTCCTGATTCCACGTTGAGCCTGGGCTGATATGAGGATGTGCTTGTAACAGGTCCAAGAGATCAGCCTCGATTACAGCGACTGCATAAAACTAGCGCCCGACGTTAGCAGCGGTAATGTTTCCAAAGGGGAATACGCGTACTTGAGTGACAACTTGGTTTCATCGACTTTCCGGGCAAAGTCTCCacagaagcagaagccgTATTGGAGCAAAACCTGCGACTCGCCGAATTCGTGTACTTGCCACCTTTTTTTTGAGATTCCCAACGAACTTCCGACACCGGTGTACATGTACTACCGGCTCACAAATTTTTACCAGAATCATCGCCGATACGTTCAGTCGCTAGAGTTGGATCAACTGAAGGGCACGGCGGTCCCGAATTCCACCATATCCGGAGGCACCTGCTCTCCTCTCGACATCGATCCCGTTACGAAGAAGGCTTACTATCCCTGTGGGCTCATTGCCAACTCCCAATTCAATGACACCATCGGCAACCCCAAGAATCTAAATTTAAACTCATACTACAACATGAGCAAGAACGGAATTGCCTGGGCAAGTGACAAAGAGCTCATCAAGAAGACCCAATACCAGCCAGACGAGGTGGTCCCGCCGCCCAACTGGGAGCCCAGGTATCCTAACGGATATACTGCGTCTAACATGCCCGACCTTCATACCAACGAAGACTTTTTGGTTTGGATGAGAACCGCTGGCTTGCCGGCCTTCAGCAAACTCTCTCGTCGAAATGACGATGCACCCATGCCGCAAGGCCAGTACCAGCTGGATATCGTGGATAGTAAGCGGCGCTCGAACTTTTAGGCATGTCGGATGCTAATTATGAGCTAGATTTCCCAGTGACCGAGTACGACGGAACAAAGTCAATTTTGATCTCTACCCGTACTGTCATGGGTGGCAAGAATCCTTCTATGGGGATTGCCTATGTGGTCATTGGCGGTGCCTGCGTGCTCCTCGGGGTGTTGTTCACGATTGCGCACTTGGTCCGACCCAGGTAAGATTTGTTTTGAGCGATCGTCGCAGTGTCTGGTCTAATTTTTGGCACAGGAAATTGGGTGACCATACCTATCTCACTTGGGAGTCGAATCAACCGAGCACCGCAGTCGCCACaggccgagatgatcgatTTGGGCCTAATGCCATTTGAGAACCTCACCTTTAGGCACTCTCACTTTTTTTCACGGCGTCttctatttttctttctttctttctcctctgGACTGGATCTGGCTGTACTCAatacttttctttcttttttttgaCCCTGCGCGCACTGGGCTTGTGAATTATTAAGAACAtgttcttggccatggtgtttTGCAAGGAGTTTTCTGTATCTAGCCCACATTGCGGATGGCCCCAATAAACATTCTTTCTGTTTGGTAACATTTGGATGACCTCACATCGCGTTTCAGCAATGTCTCGAATCTCGCGCCAGGCCAGTCGGCCGCTACCTTCTCTCTATGGGGGCTCGCATGCTCGGAGGGATCCCTTGCGCGCAACATGCATTCCACCCATGACGCAGCATTCCCTGTGGCCCAGATCATGTTGGCCGAGCATGAGCTGCGACTCGGGCCATATAGGCACAAGGAACCGAatttctctttctgttcttGAGATAGTGTGGCAGGCGAAGACATCTAGGGCGCGCAGAACACCGGCAACATGgcctttctctcctttttcCAGCTCATGGCCCTATTCACTCTCTTTTTACAGGTTCAATACAGTAGTGCTGCTCTTTTGAATCGAGGAATCTGCGCGACGGAGGATCCCGATGAATCTCTCTTGGGCGAGCTGCAGCGTTTGAAGTCGAATGAAGCGCAGTCCGATCCCACCGTCGAGGCTCGGTTGTTGCCCATCGAAATAGATACCTGGTTTCATATCATCAGGAGCGAGGCGGAGACTGATCAGGTTTCACAAGAGATGATTGCCGCTCAGGTCTGTCGCCCCCCTTTCCACTTATATCCATGCCGGTGTGTTGATTGCGTCGCAGCTTTCAATCCTG is part of the Penicillium psychrofluorescens genome assembly, chromosome: 4 genome and encodes:
- a CDS encoding uncharacterized protein (ID:PFLUO_006536-T1.cds;~source:funannotate), whose amino-acid sequence is MKAKFNKSGILKARASRIYNFIYNFVRKDETRFKLFMCYYACDPRDGPEYKFHGDEEDTLTQASRSL
- a CDS encoding uncharacterized protein (ID:PFLUO_006537-T1.cds;~source:funannotate), with product MSQAEVTGTESIDEQEHARDADDKKPKSRRPANTAFRQQRLKAWQPILTPKSVLPLFFIVGVLFAPIGGVLIWASSQVQEISLDYSDCIKLAPDVSSGNVSKGEYAYLSDNLVSSTFRAKSPQKQKPYWSKTCDSPNSCTCHLFFEIPNELPTPVYMYYRLTNFYQNHRRYVQSLELDQLKGTAVPNSTISGGTCSPLDIDPVTKKAYYPCGLIANSQFNDTIGNPKNLNLNSYYNMSKNGIAWASDKELIKKTQYQPDEVVPPPNWEPRYPNGYTASNMPDLHTNEDFLVWMRTAGLPAFSKLSRRNDDAPMPQGQYQLDIVDNFPVTEYDGTKSILISTRTVMGGKNPSMGIAYVVIGGACVLLGVLFTIAHLVRPRKLGDHTYLTWESNQPSTAVATGRDDRFGPNAI